The following proteins come from a genomic window of Methanocella conradii HZ254:
- a CDS encoding transcriptional regulator codes for MKKLTVPVLDEKDKEFVETLVNVGLKRNVAKTLVYLANVEETISRDIELGADLRQPEVSIVMRELRDQGWVEEREIKKEGKGRPLKCYKLATSITDIISMLEERKREEAQLHLENIQKLRSLSDKLK; via the coding sequence ATGAAAAAATTAACGGTACCGGTACTTGATGAGAAGGACAAGGAATTCGTTGAGACTTTAGTGAACGTCGGCCTAAAGCGAAACGTGGCCAAGACGCTCGTTTACCTGGCGAACGTGGAGGAGACGATCAGCAGGGACATCGAGCTTGGCGCGGACCTGAGGCAGCCAGAGGTTAGCATAGTGATGCGTGAGCTCAGGGACCAGGGCTGGGTGGAAGAGCGGGAGATCAAGAAAGAGGGTAAGGGCAGGCCGCTGAAGTGCTACAAGCTGGCAACCAGCATCACGGATATAATCTCCATGCTTGAAGAGCGCAAGAGGGAAGAGGCTCAGCTCCACCTCGAGAACATCCAGAAGCTAAGGTCGCTGTCTGATAAGCTTAAGTAA
- the polX gene encoding DNA polymerase/3'-5' exonuclease PolX, giving the protein MDNHEVAAILADIARLLELEGEDTYRVRAYRKAAHGVEALKGDINVYYREGRLQEIPGVGKGIGDLITELIETGRSSLYEALKKEIPSELFEVMEVPGIGRKTAIKVHKALGATTIQEFKQAAREHRIRKLKGMGESVERRILDSIERYQRMEAETRLPLYRAREVARELLEHLKGCGLERVEVVGSVRRWAPLVSDVNIICLSEEPERAIDCFISSPIVSTVELASANKVKVATRYRVPATLEVVDPESWGLHMAFDTGSEKHLEELVEYAAGLGFSLSHEGLMDAVNLEQRKIAVERHLYGALGLDYIPPELREGRGEVRAAAEHALPDLVELKDIRGDLHVHSSWSDGANSIHDIAMAARARGYEYVAICDHSPSLTVASGLSVERLREQMEEIDRLNENLEGFTILKGCEVDVMADGSLDLPDDVLEELDIVVASVHKGLRQDDIAWRVFSALENPYVTILGHPTGRIIGRREAAMVDVDRMIDLAVANGKVLEVNAYPDRLDLSDENVRKAVGAGALISINTDAHSLQELGFIEYGVYNARRGWAPKNKALNALPYESLLKYL; this is encoded by the coding sequence AGGACACATACAGGGTCAGGGCATACAGGAAGGCCGCACATGGAGTAGAAGCACTAAAGGGCGACATAAACGTGTATTACAGGGAGGGCAGGCTACAGGAGATACCGGGGGTTGGCAAGGGCATTGGCGACCTCATCACAGAATTAATAGAGACCGGACGAAGCAGCCTATACGAAGCCCTAAAAAAGGAAATCCCCTCAGAGCTATTCGAGGTCATGGAGGTGCCAGGAATAGGCCGAAAGACTGCCATAAAGGTCCATAAGGCTCTGGGGGCCACCACCATCCAGGAGTTCAAGCAGGCCGCACGCGAACACCGCATCCGTAAGCTTAAGGGCATGGGGGAGAGCGTCGAGCGCAGGATACTGGACTCCATCGAGCGGTACCAGCGCATGGAGGCGGAGACGAGGCTCCCCCTATACAGGGCACGCGAGGTGGCGAGGGAGCTCCTCGAGCATCTAAAGGGCTGCGGTCTCGAGCGCGTGGAAGTGGTGGGGAGCGTGAGGCGCTGGGCACCGCTGGTGTCAGACGTGAACATTATATGCCTGTCGGAGGAGCCGGAGAGGGCCATCGATTGCTTTATCAGCTCGCCCATAGTCTCGACGGTCGAGCTGGCATCGGCGAATAAGGTGAAGGTGGCCACCCGCTACCGGGTCCCCGCCACGCTGGAGGTGGTTGACCCGGAAAGCTGGGGCCTCCACATGGCTTTCGACACGGGCTCGGAGAAGCACCTTGAAGAGCTGGTCGAGTACGCGGCGGGGCTGGGGTTCAGCCTCAGCCACGAGGGCCTCATGGACGCGGTCAACCTGGAGCAAAGGAAGATCGCCGTGGAGAGGCACCTTTACGGGGCGCTGGGCCTTGATTACATACCCCCTGAGCTCAGGGAGGGGCGGGGAGAGGTGAGAGCTGCAGCGGAGCACGCCCTGCCCGACCTGGTCGAGTTAAAGGACATCAGGGGCGACCTCCACGTCCACTCAAGCTGGAGCGATGGGGCTAACTCCATTCATGATATAGCCATGGCCGCCCGCGCCAGGGGCTATGAGTATGTCGCCATCTGCGACCACTCGCCTTCCCTCACCGTGGCCAGCGGGCTGAGCGTGGAGAGGCTGAGGGAGCAGATGGAGGAGATAGACAGGCTGAACGAAAACCTGGAGGGCTTTACCATATTGAAAGGGTGCGAGGTGGACGTCATGGCCGATGGGTCGCTGGACCTGCCGGACGACGTTCTCGAGGAGCTTGACATCGTGGTGGCGTCGGTCCATAAGGGCCTGCGGCAGGACGACATCGCCTGGCGGGTCTTCAGCGCCCTTGAGAACCCCTACGTGACCATACTCGGCCATCCCACAGGGCGGATCATCGGCCGGAGGGAGGCCGCCATGGTTGACGTGGATAGGATGATTGACTTAGCGGTAGCTAATGGTAAGGTGCTCGAGGTAAACGCATATCCTGACAGGCTTGACCTTAGCGATGAGAACGTCCGGAAGGCCGTCGGGGCCGGGGCGCTCATCTCCATAAACACCGATGCCCACTCGCTTCAGGAGCTCGGCTTCATTGAGTATGGCGTGTATAACGCCAGGCGTGGCTGGGCCCCCAAAAATAAGGCACTTAACGCCCTACCATACGAAAGCCTTCTTAAATACCTTTAA
- a CDS encoding type IV pilin — translation MLKSVWDFFNDERGVENAMYSILMIAIVVIVALMIGSLVLSRGGELQALSGTPKASLSGVLESSPPTLRINHESGDPIDISKISLAVFNDDDILIGTTNVSSDSGVLSPGMQSSAITLNGSITPGNRYTVKVISTQTRQQIGMMVLVAR, via the coding sequence ATGTTGAAAAGCGTTTGGGATTTTTTCAATGATGAGCGGGGCGTCGAGAACGCCATGTACAGTATCCTCATGATAGCCATCGTCGTCATAGTTGCGCTCATGATAGGCTCCCTCGTGCTGTCGAGGGGCGGGGAGCTGCAGGCGCTTTCGGGCACGCCGAAGGCAAGCCTGAGCGGGGTGCTTGAAAGCTCCCCTCCAACTTTGCGAATCAACCACGAGTCCGGGGACCCTATTGATATATCGAAGATTTCGCTCGCCGTGTTCAATGATGACGACATTTTGATTGGCACGACTAATGTGTCTAGCGATTCCGGGGTACTAAGCCCGGGCATGCAGTCATCTGCCATCACGCTGAACGGAAGCATCACGCCGGGCAACAGGTACACGGTTAAGGTGATAAGCACACAAACCAGGCAGCAGATAGGCATGATGGTGCTGGTGGCGCGCTGA
- a CDS encoding metallophosphoesterase family protein: MKVLALADLHGKFFRLDGIIKKSDRVDLVVVAGDLTHGGPPENAVRTISILKHFCRHVLCVPGNWDPPEVRQAIGQYAVNLEETPKIYNDTEFMGLGGSNPTGNNTPYELSEEEIAYRLDVLFSHTPAARTVLVSHAPPLSTLDMTPKGAMGSSSLRSALDKADIIICGHIHGARGKVKDGAWVINPGHAAEGQAAIVDLDTMDVVWIDSVF, translated from the coding sequence ATGAAAGTTCTTGCCCTCGCGGACCTGCATGGCAAATTCTTCAGGCTGGACGGCATAATAAAGAAGAGCGACCGGGTAGACCTCGTCGTAGTGGCGGGCGACCTGACGCACGGCGGGCCGCCCGAGAACGCGGTGAGGACCATAAGCATTCTAAAGCATTTCTGCAGGCACGTTTTGTGCGTGCCTGGCAACTGGGACCCGCCGGAGGTGAGACAGGCGATTGGCCAGTACGCCGTGAACCTTGAGGAGACCCCTAAAATTTATAACGATACCGAGTTCATGGGCCTCGGCGGCTCGAACCCGACGGGCAATAACACTCCATACGAGCTTTCGGAGGAAGAAATAGCGTACAGGCTTGATGTGTTGTTCAGCCACACGCCGGCCGCCAGAACCGTTTTAGTATCCCATGCCCCGCCCTTGAGCACGCTCGACATGACGCCCAAAGGCGCCATGGGCAGCTCCTCGCTGCGCAGCGCTCTCGACAAGGCCGACATAATAATATGCGGGCACATCCACGGGGCGAGGGGTAAGGTCAAGGACGGGGCCTGGGTCATCAACCCCGGGCACGCGGCGGAAGGCCAGGCCGCCATCGTGGACTTAGACACCATGGACGTCGTCTGGATAGATTCTGTCTTCTGA
- the cutA gene encoding divalent-cation tolerance protein CutA, whose translation MFSVVYIICRDMEEAGRIARALVEERLVACANCDVVRSVYRWGGRIEEDSEVSIVCKTTTDRVPEVVKRVKEMHSYELPCITWWSLDGGYQPYLDWVREETLPGHETKGR comes from the coding sequence ATGTTCTCGGTAGTATATATAATTTGTAGGGACATGGAAGAGGCGGGCCGTATAGCCAGGGCGCTGGTTGAGGAGAGGCTTGTGGCCTGCGCCAACTGCGACGTGGTCAGATCGGTTTATCGCTGGGGCGGGCGCATCGAGGAGGACAGCGAGGTATCCATTGTCTGTAAGACCACGACCGATAGGGTGCCCGAGGTCGTCAAGCGCGTGAAAGAGATGCATAGCTATGAGCTTCCGTGCATCACGTGGTGGAGCCTCGATGGCGGATACCAGCCCTACCTCGACTGGGTGAGGGAGGAGACCCTTCCAGGGCATGAGACGAAAGGCCGCTGA
- a CDS encoding RAD55 family ATPase, with translation MSCMHKYRLGLEELDAAIDGVSGGIGILVEGPSISGKEAIVYSLIRQGLDDGEGVVLIPTMETGENVLASYGNTKNLRVVDCMSRPLGLDRLDSANVKYVNGPGDVTGMGVWTGRLLAEFSGRPVRLCIDSLSTLLMYSSLQLIFRFLHMLNGKVFAAGGLSVGVVDEGMHDQKTMASLRQLYRAALELKEGEDACYVRAVRLTPLPTPWFRFGEVIE, from the coding sequence ATGAGCTGCATGCACAAATATCGTCTGGGGCTGGAAGAGCTCGACGCGGCCATCGATGGAGTTAGCGGTGGCATAGGCATACTGGTCGAGGGGCCGTCGATAAGCGGCAAGGAAGCGATCGTATATTCGCTGATAAGGCAGGGCCTGGACGATGGCGAAGGAGTGGTCCTCATACCGACCATGGAGACGGGCGAGAACGTGCTCGCCTCATATGGGAATACGAAAAATTTGAGGGTCGTCGACTGCATGTCCCGGCCGCTGGGGCTGGATAGGCTTGACTCGGCCAACGTTAAGTACGTCAACGGCCCCGGGGACGTCACCGGCATGGGGGTGTGGACTGGCAGGCTGCTGGCCGAGTTCAGCGGCAGGCCGGTGAGGCTATGCATCGACTCCCTCTCGACGCTACTCATGTACTCCTCGCTACAGCTGATATTCCGCTTCCTGCACATGCTGAACGGCAAAGTTTTTGCCGCTGGCGGGCTCTCGGTGGGCGTGGTCGATGAGGGCATGCACGACCAGAAGACGATGGCCTCGCTAAGGCAGCTCTACAGGGCAGCCCTGGAGTTAAAGGAGGGCGAGGACGCCTGCTACGTGAGGGCGGTCCGCCTCACGCCCCTGCCGACGCCCTGGTTCAGGTTCGGGGAGGTGATCGAATGA
- the thpR gene encoding RNA 2',3'-cyclic phosphodiesterase: MIRAFISVNLTPEIHRKIGEVEQSFNIKGIRLVEPEMVHVTLKFLGNIEESMVGDIEAALKNVTVKPFLAGFRSLGGFPNTRSPRVIWIGAQGDFNGLNEQVEGLMEGLGFKREGRFEPHVTIGRVKFPTPEQKQKLPQLFEKYKDYDAGSMYVDSICLMKSTLGPNGPKYDVLKEIKLAR, translated from the coding sequence ATGATACGCGCGTTCATTTCAGTAAACCTCACCCCCGAAATACACAGGAAGATTGGCGAGGTGGAGCAAAGCTTTAACATCAAAGGAATCAGGCTCGTCGAGCCGGAGATGGTACACGTCACGCTCAAGTTCTTAGGGAACATAGAGGAAAGCATGGTGGGCGACATCGAGGCAGCGCTAAAAAACGTCACAGTAAAGCCGTTCCTGGCAGGGTTCAGGTCCCTGGGAGGGTTCCCGAACACGAGGAGCCCCCGCGTCATATGGATAGGCGCGCAGGGCGATTTTAACGGGCTAAACGAGCAGGTCGAGGGACTCATGGAGGGCCTCGGATTCAAAAGGGAGGGAAGGTTCGAGCCACACGTCACCATAGGCCGGGTGAAGTTTCCTACCCCGGAGCAGAAGCAGAAACTCCCTCAGCTCTTCGAAAAGTACAAGGACTATGACGCGGGGAGCATGTACGTGGACTCGATTTGCCTGATGAAGAGCACGCTGGGGCCTAACGGGCCGAAATACGACGTTTTAAAGGAGATCAAGCTTGCTCGCTGA
- a CDS encoding nucleotidyltransferase domain-containing protein, translating into MRRKAAEMGPRREVAYGPETWELLRALRERAISVLKALRGHDIEASVFGSVARGDVRPGSDVDIFIPAMVSSIRVGLALEGQVRERSVVQATPRALVKALFVLDDGTSVIFPLIQPRQTELEFYRFGGEMGLEGILKGERACGVDKRLMFIEPTPWGHIETPLSDLSPGWVAKKIGVGQAIVEERMRVLERRAEVGRTGIYLQRPLAPDEAPEQVLSQLAYEDPALRRRIQK; encoded by the coding sequence ATGAGACGAAAGGCCGCTGAGATGGGGCCGAGGCGGGAGGTCGCCTACGGGCCGGAGACGTGGGAGCTTTTAAGGGCGCTGCGAGAGAGGGCCATATCCGTTTTGAAGGCGCTGAGGGGCCACGATATCGAGGCGTCAGTATTCGGCAGCGTGGCGAGGGGGGACGTCAGGCCGGGGAGCGACGTGGACATATTCATCCCTGCCATGGTGAGCTCTATCAGGGTTGGCCTGGCCCTGGAAGGCCAGGTAAGGGAGAGAAGCGTCGTGCAGGCCACGCCCAGGGCGCTCGTCAAGGCGCTCTTCGTGCTGGATGACGGCACGAGCGTCATATTCCCGCTCATACAGCCCCGGCAGACTGAGCTCGAGTTCTACAGGTTTGGGGGCGAGATGGGGCTGGAGGGCATTTTGAAGGGTGAGCGGGCGTGCGGGGTCGATAAGCGGCTCATGTTCATAGAGCCTACCCCCTGGGGCCACATCGAGACGCCCCTGTCTGACCTTTCGCCCGGGTGGGTGGCGAAAAAGATAGGGGTTGGCCAGGCCATAGTGGAAGAGCGCATGAGGGTGCTAGAACGAAGGGCCGAGGTTGGCCGCACCGGAATATACCTCCAAAGGCCACTCGCCCCTGACGAGGCGCCGGAGCAGGTTCTATCGCAGCTGGCGTACGAGGACCCTGCGCTAAGAAGAAGAATCCAAAAATAA
- the cca gene encoding CCA tRNA nucleotidyltransferase produces the protein MLAEILDEALARVRPSEEEERHMKAVAREVIEKVDAEARKSGLDVYAIHVGSTARGTWLRGKKDIDIFLMFPADTPRERLEEDGLRLAKAISPMHEERYAEHPYVTASYKGLDVDLVPCYRVKDAAHIQSAVDRSPFHNEYVMRHIDGLHDQVRLLKQFTRGAGVYGSELRTQGFSGYLCELLVIKYGSFMGVVQHGANFRPGTIIDIEGLVNGIEHKEPLVVIDPVDPGRNVAAALSEQKLCEFIDACRRFIASPSLDHFFPPPYVPIKKGELEGLLASRGTLLIAVTFKTPDVVEDTLYPQLRKAEASIVRLLERHEFKVYRSGVWSNGRSAVVLEMLVWRLPAIERHMGPPLQEREHSERFREKYPEAYVMGCRYAVDLPRRYENAADLIRDGLKSCGLGKHVAASIAGGFDILLNVDALELGPEFAAYLAQFLHAPRR, from the coding sequence TTGCTCGCTGAGATACTGGACGAGGCGCTCGCCAGGGTCAGGCCCTCCGAGGAGGAGGAGCGCCACATGAAGGCGGTCGCCCGGGAGGTAATAGAAAAGGTAGACGCCGAGGCAAGGAAAAGCGGGCTCGACGTCTACGCCATCCACGTAGGCTCCACGGCGCGGGGCACCTGGCTCAGGGGGAAGAAGGACATCGACATCTTCCTCATGTTTCCAGCGGATACGCCGAGGGAGAGGCTGGAAGAGGACGGCCTAAGGCTGGCGAAGGCAATCTCCCCGATGCATGAGGAGCGCTACGCCGAGCACCCATACGTGACGGCCTCCTACAAGGGCCTCGACGTCGACCTCGTGCCGTGCTACAGGGTGAAGGACGCGGCCCACATCCAGTCGGCGGTGGACCGGAGCCCTTTCCATAACGAGTACGTGATGAGGCACATCGACGGCCTCCACGATCAGGTGAGATTGCTGAAGCAGTTCACCAGGGGCGCCGGGGTCTACGGGTCCGAGCTTCGGACGCAGGGTTTCTCAGGATACCTTTGCGAGCTTTTAGTGATAAAGTACGGGTCCTTCATGGGCGTCGTACAGCACGGCGCAAATTTCAGGCCGGGGACGATTATTGACATAGAGGGCCTTGTCAACGGGATAGAGCATAAAGAGCCGCTCGTGGTCATAGACCCGGTGGACCCTGGCCGGAACGTGGCAGCGGCGCTATCCGAGCAAAAGCTCTGCGAGTTCATCGACGCATGTAGAAGGTTTATAGCATCCCCATCGCTCGACCACTTCTTCCCCCCGCCCTATGTGCCGATAAAGAAAGGCGAGCTTGAGGGCCTCCTGGCATCCAGGGGCACGCTTCTCATCGCGGTCACGTTCAAGACCCCCGACGTCGTCGAGGACACCCTGTATCCCCAGCTACGTAAGGCCGAGGCCTCCATCGTCAGGCTGCTCGAGCGCCACGAGTTCAAGGTGTACAGGAGCGGTGTTTGGTCGAACGGCAGGAGCGCGGTCGTGCTTGAAATGCTCGTCTGGCGCCTGCCCGCCATCGAGCGCCACATGGGGCCGCCCCTCCAGGAGAGGGAGCACAGCGAAAGGTTCAGGGAGAAGTACCCCGAGGCTTACGTCATGGGCTGCCGATACGCAGTGGACCTGCCACGGAGGTACGAGAACGCCGCCGACCTCATAAGGGATGGGCTGAAATCGTGCGGCCTGGGGAAGCACGTGGCCGCCTCCATAGCAGGAGGGTTTGATATACTGCTCAACGTGGACGCCCTTGAGCTCGGCCCCGAGTTCGCGGCGTACCTGGCGCAGTTCCTGCACGCCCCACGCCGCTAG
- a CDS encoding PA14 domain-containing protein, which translates to MDDSGVADAFYTVLSIGIVLVAAIAISGAVLSMTARQGEEASVAVISDGGMKKGIYAFYYAVDAASSDYNSGNPDDIVFQRLAAEKVEGCIAFNSSTAPPGAPVANGAVLWSGYLYVPSEGEYTLELRSEGQAWLWADGKVASPSNGQSKLFTLKLTGGYHPVKAKYFYRDLGTASCSLWWYQGGLRVPVTALYR; encoded by the coding sequence ATGGACGACTCAGGGGTCGCCGACGCCTTCTACACTGTACTATCAATAGGCATAGTGCTCGTCGCGGCCATAGCCATCTCGGGCGCCGTGCTCTCCATGACGGCAAGGCAAGGAGAAGAGGCGAGCGTCGCGGTGATCTCTGACGGCGGAATGAAAAAAGGGATATACGCCTTTTACTACGCCGTCGACGCCGCTTCAAGCGATTATAATTCAGGCAACCCGGACGATATCGTATTCCAGAGGCTCGCGGCGGAGAAGGTCGAGGGCTGCATAGCCTTTAACTCCAGCACTGCGCCGCCAGGCGCCCCCGTGGCAAACGGGGCCGTGCTGTGGTCGGGCTACCTATACGTCCCATCTGAAGGCGAGTACACCCTGGAGCTCAGAAGCGAGGGCCAGGCATGGCTCTGGGCAGACGGCAAGGTGGCCAGCCCATCGAATGGCCAGTCAAAGCTGTTCACGCTAAAGCTTACGGGCGGCTACCACCCAGTAAAGGCCAAGTATTTTTATCGGGACCTCGGTACGGCGTCATGCTCGTTATGGTGGTACCAGGGGGGCCTAAGGGTCCCCGTGACAGCTCTCTACAGGTGA
- a CDS encoding TIGR04013 family B12-binding domain/radical SAM domain-containing protein: MHRVSFRWNPKNRYSIAALRAVLDFGLVRQPVDGIMLYSFASPQARQVYAEVDAANTDTIFIAGGPHPSGCPEEALEHFDYVVVGEGEETLPELVAAISEGRDVSSVKGIAFKERGKVVFTGRRDEADLDRYPPFKPPLYGPIEITRGCPWGCAYCQTPGLFGRHMRHRSVEAICKYDKYYEDKRFVSPNAFAYGSNGITPNYEAVEKLLRSLSGNVYFGTFPSEVRPEFVTARMLELVNAYCANKELHLGGQSGSDRMLRAIHRGHSAADIVIAVERARDAGLTPVVDFIFGLPGEREEDQRLTLELISSIVKEGGKVRAHRFMPLPGTELANARPEPLSPEVDKLLGKLALEKKLTGSWSGRQ; this comes from the coding sequence ATGCACCGCGTCAGCTTTCGATGGAACCCGAAAAACCGCTATAGCATAGCAGCGCTCAGAGCAGTGCTAGACTTTGGGCTAGTCAGGCAGCCGGTGGACGGCATCATGCTCTACAGCTTCGCATCGCCTCAGGCACGCCAGGTATATGCAGAGGTCGACGCGGCAAATACCGACACCATTTTCATCGCCGGCGGCCCCCATCCCTCCGGCTGCCCCGAAGAAGCGCTGGAGCACTTCGATTACGTTGTGGTTGGCGAGGGGGAGGAGACGCTACCCGAACTGGTGGCCGCCATAAGCGAAGGGCGAGACGTGTCCAGCGTTAAGGGCATAGCGTTCAAAGAGCGGGGGAAGGTCGTCTTCACGGGCAGGCGAGATGAGGCTGACCTGGATAGATATCCGCCTTTCAAGCCCCCGCTCTATGGCCCCATCGAGATCACGCGGGGGTGCCCGTGGGGATGTGCATATTGCCAGACCCCAGGGCTCTTTGGCCGCCACATGAGGCACAGGAGCGTCGAGGCGATCTGTAAATATGACAAATACTATGAGGATAAGCGTTTTGTGTCCCCGAACGCCTTCGCCTACGGCTCTAATGGCATTACGCCTAACTATGAGGCCGTAGAGAAACTACTTAGATCTCTTTCAGGTAACGTCTACTTCGGGACGTTCCCCTCGGAGGTGAGGCCAGAGTTCGTCACCGCCAGGATGCTGGAGCTCGTAAATGCCTATTGCGCTAATAAGGAGCTGCATTTAGGGGGCCAATCGGGCAGCGATAGAATGCTCAGGGCCATACATAGGGGCCACTCAGCCGCTGATATCGTGATAGCGGTGGAGAGGGCGCGCGACGCGGGCCTGACGCCGGTCGTCGACTTCATCTTTGGCCTGCCTGGGGAGCGGGAGGAGGATCAGCGCCTCACCCTGGAGCTTATCAGTTCCATCGTGAAGGAAGGCGGCAAGGTCCGGGCGCACCGCTTCATGCCCCTGCCCGGGACCGAGCTGGCTAACGCCAGGCCTGAACCGCTAAGCCCCGAGGTAGATAAATTGCTGGGGAAGCTGGCCCTGGAAAAAAAGCTGACAGGCTCCTGGTCCGGCCGCCAGTAA
- a CDS encoding DUF2102 domain-containing protein — protein sequence MEETWMMFSLTEAGLYAMDLAAHARDAGLRTKETCFGALVEGEQGKVRRFIDGLRRRYPVYAKRRGFSIEDTEICARTFRLETCEGFPPWLPRYVGQMRRYTS from the coding sequence ATGGAAGAGACGTGGATGATGTTCTCGTTGACCGAGGCGGGGCTGTATGCGATGGACCTTGCCGCTCACGCCAGGGATGCCGGGCTGAGGACGAAGGAGACCTGCTTCGGGGCGCTGGTGGAGGGTGAGCAGGGTAAAGTAAGGCGATTCATCGATGGCCTCAGGCGGCGCTACCCGGTATATGCGAAACGCAGGGGCTTCTCCATCGAGGATACCGAGATATGCGCCAGGACTTTTCGCCTGGAAACGTGTGAAGGATTTCCTCCGTGGCTGCCCAGGTATGTGGGCCAGATGCGTAGGTACACGTCTTAG
- a CDS encoding site-2 protease family protein: MVDLIWIAAFIVFAIWWLIITDLDRAGILKKHNMTAIGPIVMIRTFKGQKLLDWMARPKGLWRALTLLGMPVVIASMVIMLVTLVGMDVWMLLRMQDLPPPGPANSPQNILAIPGLNQFIPFWWGWVALIVALIAHEFSHAILAKVEGIRVNSLGLMLMPVPIGAFAEIDEEELFGTKSEGTTSDIIGPMETKAPGEGKRKASPRQFVNILGAGVIANFIVAFVAFALLFGPVLGAIAATGTDVVVYEVAPGSPADLAGIKPNMIITSIDGTPVTSVYQLNALLHAIGNNSVTISGLLNNKEVNYTVPVNGTDGVYIVGVMDDDAYPAKQAGIKPNMRLVAINGTPVYNTTGFSEYMNHTLPGQQATLTMADVNGTIANFTVVLGQGAGGHGQIGVYSTDNPIGLSVGQFAKWYLEGLRSMPFSASGWLRIMILPVLQFNGDDPGFSIFQGEFSSLYQPVGWAASFGALVYGLAECLFWIGWLNFNVGLFNCLPMIPLDGGHIFREATRTFMGRFIKDTEVAERVSKAIVNGFAVTLLASIIFTFMAPYLAQWMLG; this comes from the coding sequence TTGGTAGACCTTATCTGGATCGCCGCGTTCATCGTCTTCGCCATATGGTGGCTCATCATAACCGACCTCGACAGGGCGGGCATCCTTAAAAAGCATAACATGACCGCCATCGGGCCGATAGTGATGATACGGACCTTCAAGGGACAGAAATTGCTGGACTGGATGGCAAGGCCAAAGGGATTATGGAGGGCTTTAACGCTGCTTGGCATGCCCGTGGTGATAGCGTCAATGGTTATAATGCTGGTGACGCTGGTCGGCATGGACGTATGGATGCTCCTGAGGATGCAGGACCTGCCCCCGCCGGGGCCGGCAAACTCGCCCCAGAACATCTTAGCCATCCCGGGGCTGAACCAGTTCATCCCGTTCTGGTGGGGCTGGGTCGCCCTGATAGTCGCCCTGATAGCCCATGAGTTCTCCCACGCTATCCTGGCCAAGGTTGAGGGCATCAGGGTCAACTCGCTTGGCTTGATGCTCATGCCCGTACCCATAGGAGCGTTCGCCGAGATAGACGAGGAAGAGCTGTTCGGGACAAAGAGCGAGGGCACGACCTCGGACATAATCGGGCCCATGGAGACGAAGGCGCCTGGCGAGGGGAAGAGAAAGGCGTCCCCCCGGCAGTTCGTCAACATCCTGGGCGCGGGCGTCATCGCCAACTTCATCGTCGCCTTCGTCGCCTTCGCGCTGCTCTTCGGCCCGGTGCTCGGAGCCATCGCCGCCACGGGCACGGACGTCGTGGTATACGAAGTGGCCCCGGGAAGCCCGGCGGACCTTGCCGGCATAAAGCCCAACATGATAATCACATCAATAGACGGCACGCCCGTCACGAGCGTGTACCAGCTTAACGCTCTCCTGCACGCCATCGGGAATAATAGCGTTACCATCTCGGGGCTATTGAATAATAAAGAGGTAAACTACACGGTGCCCGTGAACGGCACCGACGGAGTTTACATCGTCGGCGTGATGGACGATGACGCCTACCCTGCGAAGCAGGCGGGCATAAAGCCCAACATGAGGCTCGTCGCCATCAACGGCACGCCCGTGTACAACACGACCGGTTTTTCTGAGTACATGAACCACACGCTGCCGGGGCAGCAGGCCACGCTCACCATGGCTGACGTGAATGGCACGATAGCTAACTTCACGGTGGTCCTCGGGCAGGGCGCAGGGGGACATGGCCAGATCGGCGTGTACTCTACGGATAACCCCATAGGCCTCAGCGTGGGCCAGTTCGCAAAGTGGTACCTCGAGGGCCTGAGGAGCATGCCATTCTCGGCGTCGGGCTGGCTTCGCATCATGATCCTCCCGGTCCTTCAGTTCAACGGGGACGACCCGGGCTTCAGCATATTCCAGGGAGAGTTCTCAAGCCTTTACCAGCCGGTTGGGTGGGCGGCCTCGTTTGGCGCGCTCGTGTACGGCTTGGCCGAGTGCCTGTTCTGGATAGGCTGGCTCAACTTCAACGTGGGCCTTTTCAACTGCCTCCCCATGATTCCGCTAGACGGGGGCCACATCTTCCGCGAGGCCACGCGGACGTTCATGGGCAGGTTCATAAAGGATACAGAGGTGGCCGAGCGCGTCTCGAAAGCCATAGTGAACGGGTTTGCCGTGACGCTGCTCGCCTCGATAATCTTCACCTTCATGGCGCCATACCTGGCGCAATGGATGCTGGGGTGA